A window of Pantoea agglomerans contains these coding sequences:
- the degQ gene encoding serine endoprotease DegQ: protein MKKQARLLSALALSIGMSLAATPAAMATLPAQIQGQPLPSLAPMLEKVLPAVVSVHVEGTETASQAQDIPEPLKRFFGQGPGGDQAQPFEGLGSGVIIDAAKGYILTNNHVVNGADKISVQLGDGSEYDAKLIGHDEQTDIALIQVEGAKNLTQVKIADSDQLKVGDFAVAIGNPFGLGQTATSGIISALGRSGLNLEGLENFIQTDAAINRGNSGGALVNLNGELIGINTAILASSGGNIGIGFAIPSDMAMNLAQQLIKYGEVKRGQLGIKGTEMTADIAKAFNVDAQRGAFVSEVLPQSAAQKAGVKSGDIITSINDKPITSFAELRVKVGTTAPGEKVKLGLLRDGKPLSVEVTLEQSAQTTASAQLMSPALQGAMLSDGATKTGDKGVKIDSIEKGTPAEQVGLQKDDVIVGVNRTRVTSLAEMRKVLEGKPPVLALNVVRGDESIYLLLR from the coding sequence ATGAAAAAACAAGCACGTCTGTTAAGCGCATTAGCCTTGAGTATCGGAATGAGCCTGGCCGCAACGCCTGCGGCGATGGCGACCCTGCCCGCGCAGATTCAGGGCCAGCCGCTGCCCAGCCTGGCACCGATGCTGGAAAAAGTGTTGCCGGCGGTGGTCAGCGTTCATGTTGAAGGTACGGAAACCGCCAGCCAGGCGCAGGATATTCCCGAGCCGTTGAAGCGCTTCTTCGGTCAGGGGCCGGGCGGCGATCAGGCGCAGCCGTTCGAGGGGCTGGGCTCCGGCGTAATTATCGACGCGGCTAAGGGCTACATCCTCACCAACAACCACGTGGTCAACGGCGCGGACAAGATCAGCGTGCAGCTGGGTGACGGCAGCGAATATGATGCGAAGCTGATTGGTCATGACGAACAGACCGATATCGCGCTGATTCAGGTAGAAGGCGCGAAGAATTTGACGCAGGTGAAGATCGCCGACTCCGATCAGCTGAAAGTTGGCGATTTCGCCGTGGCGATCGGCAACCCGTTCGGGCTGGGCCAGACCGCCACCTCCGGCATTATCTCGGCGCTGGGCCGCAGCGGACTTAATCTGGAAGGGCTGGAAAACTTTATTCAGACCGACGCCGCGATTAACCGCGGCAACTCCGGCGGCGCGCTGGTCAATCTCAACGGCGAGCTGATCGGTATCAACACCGCGATTCTGGCGTCGAGCGGCGGCAATATCGGCATCGGCTTTGCGATCCCGAGCGACATGGCGATGAACCTGGCGCAGCAGCTGATCAAATATGGCGAAGTGAAGCGCGGCCAGCTCGGCATCAAGGGCACCGAGATGACGGCGGATATCGCCAAGGCGTTTAATGTCGATGCACAGCGCGGCGCCTTCGTTTCGGAAGTGCTGCCGCAGTCCGCCGCACAGAAAGCGGGCGTTAAGTCAGGGGATATCATCACCTCGATTAATGACAAGCCGATCACCAGCTTCGCCGAACTGCGCGTAAAAGTGGGCACCACCGCGCCGGGCGAGAAAGTGAAGCTCGGCCTGCTGCGCGACGGCAAACCGCTGTCGGTAGAGGTGACGCTGGAGCAAAGCGCTCAGACCACCGCCAGCGCGCAGCTGATGTCGCCTGCGCTGCAGGGCGCGATGCTGAGCGACGGCGCGACCAAAACCGGCGACAAGGGCGTGAAGATCGACAGCATCGAAAAAGGCACGCCGGCTGAGCAGGTCGGGCTACAAAAAGATGACGTGATTGTTGGCGTGAACCGCACGCGCGTCACCAGCCTTGCCGAGATGCGCAAAGTGCTGGAGGGCAAACCGCCGGTGCTGGCGCTGAACGTGGTGCGCGGCGACGAGTCTATCTACCTGCTGCTGCGTTAA
- a CDS encoding entericidin A/B family lipoprotein: MKKQLLLFTLALLACSALSACNTFHGFGEDVSHLGGAISRAAK, from the coding sequence ATGAAAAAACAGCTACTGCTTTTCACTCTTGCGCTGCTGGCCTGTTCAGCGCTCAGCGCCTGCAATACCTTTCATGGCTTCGGCGAAGATGTTTCCCACCTTGGCGGCGCTATTTCGCGCGCGGCAAAATAG
- the zapE gene encoding cell division protein ZapE: MQTLSPLARYEQALSQGDFKPDDVQRDAITRLDAVQRALLARQPEQPASGKGLFGRLSRLMGKEKTDAQAPVRGLYMWGGVGRGKTWVMDLFFQSIPGNRKLRLHFHRFMLRVHEELTQLQGQSDPLLIIADRFKAETDILCFDEFFVSDITDAMLLGTLMEALFARGITLVATSNIPPDELYRNGLQRARFLPAIEQIKQHCDVMNVDAGIDYRLRTLTSAHLWNAPLNEATHAEMERMFKALAGSARDDAPVLEINHRQMATLGVSEGVLAIDFLTLCGEGRSQHDYIELSRRFHSVLLYDVPVMIYKTEDQARRFLALVDEFYERHVKLVVAAETSLFEIYQGTRLKFEYQRCLSRLQEMQSEEYLRLPHLP; the protein is encoded by the coding sequence ATGCAAACCTTATCTCCGCTTGCGCGCTATGAGCAGGCGCTGTCGCAGGGCGACTTTAAACCCGATGATGTACAACGCGATGCAATTACCCGACTGGACGCCGTTCAGCGGGCCTTACTTGCACGCCAGCCCGAGCAGCCCGCCAGCGGCAAAGGATTGTTCGGCCGCCTGTCCAGACTGATGGGCAAAGAGAAAACCGACGCGCAGGCGCCGGTGCGTGGCCTCTATATGTGGGGCGGCGTAGGACGCGGTAAAACCTGGGTCATGGATCTGTTTTTTCAGTCTATTCCTGGCAACCGCAAACTGCGTCTGCACTTTCACCGATTTATGCTGCGCGTGCATGAAGAGCTGACGCAGCTGCAGGGGCAGAGCGACCCGCTGCTGATCATTGCCGACCGCTTTAAAGCCGAAACGGACATTCTCTGCTTCGACGAATTTTTCGTCTCCGACATTACCGACGCTATGCTGCTCGGCACGCTGATGGAGGCGCTCTTCGCGCGCGGCATTACGCTGGTAGCGACCTCAAACATTCCGCCGGACGAGCTCTATCGCAACGGCCTGCAGCGCGCGCGCTTTCTGCCGGCGATTGAGCAGATCAAACAGCACTGCGACGTGATGAACGTCGATGCTGGCATCGACTACCGCCTGCGCACGCTGACCTCGGCGCACCTGTGGAACGCGCCGCTGAACGAGGCGACCCACGCCGAGATGGAGCGTATGTTTAAGGCGCTGGCGGGCAGCGCGCGCGACGACGCGCCGGTGCTGGAGATTAACCATCGCCAGATGGCGACGCTGGGCGTCAGCGAAGGGGTGCTGGCGATCGATTTCCTGACGCTGTGCGGAGAAGGGCGCAGCCAGCATGACTATATCGAGCTGTCGCGCCGTTTTCACAGCGTGCTGCTCTACGACGTGCCGGTGATGATCTATAAAACCGAGGATCAGGCGCGGCGCTTCCTCGCGCTGGTGGATGAGTTCTACGAGCGTCACGTCAAGCTGGTGGTCGCGGCGGAAACCTCGCTGTTCGAAATCTATCAGGGCACGCGGCTGAAATTTGAGTATCAGCGCTGCCTGTCGCGTCTGCAGGAAATGCAGAGCGAGGAGTATTTGCGCCTGCCGCATCTGCCCTGA
- the rplM gene encoding 50S ribosomal protein L13 — translation MKTFTAKPETVQRDWYVVDATGKTLGRLATELARRLRGKHKAEYTPHVDTGDYIIVLNADKVAVTGNKRTDKIYYHHTGHIGGIKQATFEEMIARRPERVIEIAVKGMLPKGPLGRAMFRKLKVYAGNEHTHAAQQPQVLDI, via the coding sequence ATGAAAACTTTTACAGCTAAACCAGAAACCGTACAGCGTGACTGGTATGTTGTTGACGCAACTGGCAAAACCTTGGGTCGCCTGGCGACTGAACTGGCGCGCCGTCTGCGTGGTAAGCATAAAGCGGAATATACTCCGCACGTTGATACCGGTGATTACATCATCGTTCTGAACGCTGACAAAGTCGCCGTTACCGGCAACAAGCGTACTGACAAGATTTACTATCACCACACTGGCCACATCGGTGGTATCAAACAGGCGACCTTTGAAGAGATGATTGCTCGCCGTCCTGAGCGTGTGATTGAAATCGCGGTTAAAGGCATGCTGCCGAAGGGCCCGCTGGGCCGTGCAATGTTCCGTAAGCTGAAAGTTTACGCGGGCAACGAGCACACCCATGCGGCACAGCAACCGCAAGTTCTTGACATTTAA
- a CDS encoding lipocalin family protein, which produces MSPWKTFIAGLGSMLSVACSTTPPKNVTVVEGFDSQRYLGTWYEIARLDHRFERGLEQVTATYSPRDDGGLKVINRGYKPQKQKWQESVGKAYFTGDPQRAALKVSFFGPFYGGYNVIALDKEYRYALVCGPNRHYLWILSRTPQLDEGVKQKLVDQARQAGFPVEELIWVRQK; this is translated from the coding sequence ATGTCTCCATGGAAAACCTTTATCGCAGGCCTCGGTTCAATGCTGTCAGTAGCCTGCTCTACTACGCCCCCAAAAAACGTTACCGTCGTCGAAGGGTTCGACAGCCAGCGCTATCTCGGCACCTGGTATGAGATCGCGCGCCTCGATCACCGCTTTGAGCGCGGCCTGGAACAGGTTACGGCGACCTACAGCCCGCGCGACGACGGTGGTCTGAAGGTCATTAACCGCGGCTACAAGCCGCAGAAGCAGAAATGGCAGGAGAGCGTAGGCAAGGCGTACTTTACCGGCGATCCGCAGCGCGCCGCGCTGAAAGTCTCTTTCTTCGGGCCTTTCTACGGCGGCTACAATGTTATCGCGCTGGACAAGGAGTACCGCTATGCGCTGGTATGCGGTCCGAATCGTCACTACCTGTGGATATTGTCGCGCACGCCGCAGCTGGATGAGGGCGTGAAGCAAAAGCTGGTGGATCAGGCGCGGCAGGCCGGTTTCCCGGTGGAAGAGCTGATTTGGGTCAGGCAGAAATAA
- a CDS encoding entericidin A/B family lipoprotein gives MLKKSIVAIFSVLVLSSLLSACNTTRGVGEDVEAGGQAIQRTAQ, from the coding sequence ATGTTAAAGAAAAGTATTGTTGCGATTTTCTCAGTGCTGGTGCTCTCTTCTCTGCTGTCCGCCTGCAACACCACGCGAGGTGTCGGCGAGGATGTAGAAGCGGGCGGCCAGGCTATTCAGCGTACTGCGCAGTAA
- the zapG gene encoding Z-ring associated protein ZapG has product MTWEYGLIGLVIGIIVGAVAMRFGNKKLREQRSMQYELEKSKAELADYREELTNHFAQSAELLDNMARDYRQLYQHMAKGSNDLLPNLPGEKNPFAYQLTEAEADNDQAPVQIPRDYSEGASGLLRGERAARD; this is encoded by the coding sequence ATGACCTGGGAATACGGGTTAATTGGTTTAGTCATTGGCATTATTGTCGGCGCGGTTGCCATGCGTTTCGGTAACAAAAAACTGCGCGAACAGCGCAGCATGCAGTATGAGCTGGAGAAATCCAAAGCAGAGCTGGCGGACTACCGCGAAGAGCTGACTAACCACTTTGCACAGAGCGCCGAGCTGCTGGATAACATGGCGCGCGACTACCGCCAGCTTTATCAGCATATGGCAAAAGGATCGAACGATCTGCTGCCGAACCTGCCGGGCGAGAAAAACCCCTTTGCCTATCAGCTGACGGAAGCGGAAGCGGATAACGATCAGGCACCGGTTCAGATCCCGCGCGACTATTCCGAAGGCGCGTCAGGCCTGCTGCGCGGCGAACGCGCTGCGCGCGACTAA
- the degS gene encoding outer membrane-stress sensor serine endopeptidase DegS — protein MFPKLLRSVVLGLIVAGILLAALPALRMGGTSALLNHEDSEDETPFSFNAGVRRAVPAVVNVYNRSAHGNNNRGITTLGSGVIMNAKGYILTNKHVINNADQIIVALQDGRFFEANLVGSDAMTDLAVLKITASSLPVIPINPHRVPHIGDVVMAIGNPYNLGQTVTQGIISATGRVGLSSSGRQNFLQTDASINQGNSGGALINSLGELMGINTLTFDKSNDGETPEGIGFAIPTALASKIMDKLIRDGRVIRGYIGITGRELPALHNQGSGIDHVQGIIVSVVTPDGPAEKAGVQVNDVLLSVNGKPAISAQETMDQVAEIRPGSVIKVEVLRNDRKLTLPVTIQEFPDSGN, from the coding sequence ATGTTTCCTAAACTTTTGCGTTCAGTGGTGTTGGGCCTGATTGTCGCGGGCATTTTGCTTGCGGCGCTGCCCGCACTGCGCATGGGCGGCACCAGCGCCCTTCTTAACCATGAAGACAGCGAAGACGAAACGCCCTTCAGCTTTAACGCCGGCGTCCGCCGCGCCGTGCCTGCCGTGGTCAACGTCTACAACCGCAGCGCCCACGGCAATAACAACCGCGGCATTACTACGCTGGGCTCCGGCGTGATCATGAACGCCAAAGGTTATATCCTGACCAACAAGCACGTTATTAATAACGCCGATCAGATTATCGTCGCGCTGCAGGATGGCCGCTTTTTTGAGGCCAACCTGGTCGGCTCTGACGCCATGACCGATCTGGCGGTGCTGAAGATCACCGCCTCCAGCCTGCCGGTGATCCCGATTAACCCGCACCGCGTGCCGCATATTGGCGACGTGGTGATGGCAATCGGCAATCCCTATAACCTGGGGCAAACCGTCACGCAGGGCATTATCAGCGCCACGGGCCGCGTCGGCCTCAGCTCCTCGGGACGCCAGAACTTCCTGCAAACCGACGCCTCTATCAATCAGGGCAACTCCGGCGGCGCGCTGATTAACTCGCTGGGCGAGCTGATGGGCATCAATACCCTGACCTTTGATAAAAGCAACGACGGCGAGACGCCGGAAGGCATTGGCTTTGCCATCCCTACCGCGCTGGCGAGCAAGATTATGGACAAGCTGATCCGCGACGGCCGCGTTATCCGCGGCTATATCGGCATCACCGGGCGCGAGCTGCCCGCCCTGCACAATCAGGGCAGCGGCATCGATCACGTTCAGGGCATTATCGTCAGCGTGGTGACGCCGGACGGTCCGGCGGAGAAAGCGGGCGTGCAGGTCAACGACGTGCTGCTGAGCGTGAACGGCAAACCGGCCATCTCCGCGCAGGAGACCATGGACCAGGTCGCGGAGATCCGCCCAGGCTCAGTGATTAAAGTCGAGGTGCTGCGCAACGATCGGAAGCTGACGCTGCCGGTGACCATTCAGGAGTTTCCCGACAGCGGGAATTAA
- the efp gene encoding elongation factor P → MATYLSNDFRSGLKIMFEGEPYAIESSEFVKPGKGQAFARVKMRRLLTGTRVEKTFKSTDSAEGADVIDMTLQYSYNDGDFFYFMHPETFEQYQVESKVLEDVQKWLQDNAECIVTLWNNKAIAVQAPNFIEAEVIETDPGLKGDTAGTGGKPAKLATGAVVKVPLFVQIGEVVKVDTRSGEYVSRVK, encoded by the coding sequence ATGGCGACTTATCTTAGCAACGATTTTCGTTCCGGTCTTAAAATCATGTTCGAAGGCGAGCCTTACGCCATCGAATCCAGTGAATTCGTTAAGCCAGGTAAAGGCCAGGCATTCGCACGCGTAAAAATGCGTCGTCTGCTGACCGGCACGCGCGTTGAGAAAACCTTCAAGTCTACCGACTCAGCTGAAGGCGCGGACGTTATTGATATGACGCTGCAGTACTCTTATAACGACGGCGACTTCTTCTACTTTATGCACCCGGAAACCTTCGAGCAGTATCAGGTTGAATCGAAAGTGCTGGAAGATGTGCAGAAGTGGCTGCAGGACAACGCAGAGTGTATCGTCACCCTGTGGAACAACAAAGCTATCGCCGTACAGGCGCCGAACTTTATCGAAGCTGAAGTCATTGAAACCGATCCGGGCCTGAAAGGCGATACCGCTGGCACCGGCGGCAAGCCTGCTAAACTGGCGACCGGCGCCGTGGTTAAAGTGCCGCTGTTCGTCCAGATCGGCGAAGTGGTTAAAGTCGATACCCGCTCCGGCGAATACGTTTCACGCGTAAAATAA
- the epmA gene encoding elongation factor P--(R)-beta-lysine ligase yields MSETASWQPSAPIANLLKRAAILAEIRRFFADRGVLEVDTPAMSQATVTDIHLVPFQTRFVGPGATQGRDLWLMTSPEYHMKRLLAAGSGPIYQMGRCFRNEEAGRHHNPEFTMLEWYRPHYDMYRLMNEVDDLLQQVLECDSAESLSYQQAFIRHLDLDPLSADKAQLREAAEKLGEGELANREEDRDTLLMLLFMLGVEPKIGIDKPTFVYHFPASQAALAEISTEDHRVAERFEVYYKGVELANGFRELTDSREQRQRFEQDNRRRAARGLPQHPVDTYLLDALAHGMPACSGVALGVDRLIMLALKADSLSEVIAFPVDRS; encoded by the coding sequence ATGAGCGAAACGGCAAGCTGGCAGCCGAGCGCACCTATTGCCAATTTGTTGAAACGAGCGGCTATCCTTGCGGAAATCCGACGTTTCTTTGCCGATCGCGGCGTGCTGGAGGTGGATACGCCGGCGATGAGCCAGGCAACCGTCACTGATATCCATCTGGTGCCCTTCCAGACGCGCTTTGTCGGTCCCGGCGCAACGCAGGGACGCGATCTCTGGCTGATGACCAGCCCGGAATACCATATGAAGCGCCTGCTGGCGGCAGGCAGCGGACCGATCTATCAGATGGGGCGCTGTTTCCGCAATGAAGAGGCGGGGCGTCACCATAATCCTGAATTCACCATGCTGGAGTGGTATCGCCCGCACTACGATATGTACCGCCTGATGAACGAGGTTGACGATTTGCTGCAGCAGGTGCTGGAGTGCGACAGCGCGGAATCGCTCTCTTATCAGCAGGCGTTTATTCGCCATCTCGATCTCGACCCGCTGTCAGCCGATAAGGCGCAGCTGCGCGAAGCGGCGGAGAAGCTGGGCGAAGGCGAGCTGGCGAACCGCGAAGAAGATCGCGATACCCTGCTGATGCTGCTGTTTATGCTGGGCGTGGAGCCGAAGATCGGCATTGATAAGCCGACCTTCGTCTATCATTTTCCTGCCAGCCAGGCGGCGCTGGCCGAGATCAGCACCGAGGATCACCGCGTCGCGGAGCGTTTCGAGGTCTACTACAAAGGCGTGGAGCTGGCGAACGGCTTCCGCGAGCTGACCGACAGCCGCGAACAGCGTCAGCGCTTCGAGCAGGATAACCGTCGACGCGCGGCGCGCGGGCTGCCTCAGCATCCGGTCGATACTTATCTGCTGGATGCGCTGGCGCACGGCATGCCAGCCTGTTCCGGCGTGGCGCTGGGCGTGGATCGTTTGATTATGCTGGCGCTGAAGGCGGATTCCCTGAGTGAGGTTATCGCGTTTCCGGTGGATCGCAGCTAA